Proteins from a genomic interval of Nitrosomonas sp.:
- a CDS encoding TolC family protein, with protein MIRSILFLFLSGMFGAMSLHAQTRLLSEFSPLIDRAASVLKTQADQEASQAELEIREAQQGWELFGSVAAGYQKSPFAREPFGRFFDPTLRLGLRYPLLGSAERQNRAILDATARVAIETIRLNWSRHLAVFFIEENYAAYWSAQQLLKINDSFAQLAESTKRKLEARRTSGLLLSSDYHEFLSAFAMAERTRVEFQHERDQALTRLRHLTGEPVPVFESVKPRLDQAIAPDNMPIDEQPDLLILQTRIDALRTVQDKEKWQGIESDISATIFGGPAIPHPSPDSPQFGYGGAIGLNFRMPLEIARLRKNERNWVVHQLNSLQSEYQQRQQEIELELQSLRDRYTQSRRQLDFIRVRLDAAREATRERYLRLRALDGDVIEKYLQAIQAYHQAATGYLEAESEQWKLHIRLRQFGITPPLSEPVATGEISTETLLQPLTQAAELFGATSMRQIPPARAISYRPQPDQLIAGHELTNGYGSYVWNYALDWPVAQFLDQCQQLGVRRVLLSLSAAQIDSIAANSNPMNQLLDQAHRRGIKVELLLGDPGWIVPSQRTKLLVILQRLRHIGFDGLHLDIEPDQLEDTILTGKNRLAAWLETIQQAKTIVSWPVGVSIHPRYLDERHSFGECVPCQFAQFDIREVTVMFYSRNLTSITSILQGAMQKYPSLIFTLAQSLERDLGPESSYAGQPVSVLQHSMKTLESQLGAPNFGGIIIQSWQDMQGYFHENPL; from the coding sequence ATGATCCGTTCCATACTGTTCCTCTTTCTTTCAGGCATGTTCGGCGCAATGAGTCTGCATGCGCAGACGCGCCTGCTTTCCGAATTTTCACCACTGATTGATCGTGCGGCATCGGTACTGAAAACACAGGCAGATCAGGAAGCATCGCAGGCTGAATTGGAGATTCGCGAAGCGCAACAGGGGTGGGAGTTATTTGGCAGTGTTGCGGCAGGCTACCAGAAAAGCCCGTTTGCACGCGAACCGTTTGGGCGTTTTTTTGATCCGACGCTGCGGCTGGGATTGCGTTATCCGCTACTGGGCAGCGCCGAGAGACAAAACCGCGCCATACTCGATGCAACCGCCCGCGTTGCGATAGAAACCATTCGGCTCAACTGGAGCAGACACCTCGCGGTATTTTTTATTGAAGAAAATTATGCGGCCTACTGGAGCGCCCAGCAACTCCTTAAAATTAATGACAGTTTCGCGCAATTGGCTGAGTCCACCAAACGAAAACTGGAGGCGAGGCGAACCAGCGGATTGCTCCTGTCGTCGGATTACCATGAATTTCTGTCGGCATTTGCAATGGCGGAGCGCACCAGAGTGGAATTCCAGCATGAACGTGATCAGGCGCTGACCCGCCTGCGCCATCTGACGGGAGAGCCGGTACCAGTATTCGAGTCCGTCAAACCACGGCTCGATCAAGCTATCGCCCCGGACAACATGCCTATCGACGAACAGCCCGATCTACTGATACTGCAGACACGTATCGATGCGCTGCGCACGGTGCAGGACAAAGAAAAATGGCAAGGAATTGAGTCTGACATCTCGGCAACGATTTTCGGCGGCCCTGCCATTCCCCATCCTTCACCGGATTCTCCGCAATTCGGTTATGGCGGGGCAATTGGGCTGAACTTCAGGATGCCCCTGGAAATTGCCAGGCTGCGCAAGAATGAGCGAAACTGGGTCGTGCATCAACTAAACAGCCTGCAATCGGAGTATCAGCAGCGCCAGCAGGAAATCGAGCTCGAACTGCAATCTCTGCGCGATCGTTACACTCAGTCACGCCGTCAGCTGGATTTTATCCGGGTTCGTCTCGATGCCGCGCGCGAAGCAACTCGTGAGCGCTATCTGCGCCTGCGCGCGCTGGATGGTGATGTCATTGAAAAATACCTGCAAGCCATCCAGGCATACCACCAGGCAGCCACAGGTTATCTGGAAGCAGAAAGCGAACAATGGAAACTGCACATCCGTCTGCGACAATTTGGTATTACCCCGCCGTTATCCGAACCTGTTGCCACAGGTGAGATTTCGACTGAAACCCTGTTACAACCGCTTACCCAGGCTGCCGAACTGTTTGGCGCCACTTCCATGCGTCAAATACCGCCTGCCAGAGCTATTAGCTACCGCCCACAACCAGATCAGCTGATTGCAGGTCATGAACTGACAAATGGCTATGGCAGCTATGTCTGGAATTATGCTCTGGACTGGCCGGTCGCCCAATTTCTCGATCAATGCCAGCAACTTGGCGTGCGACGGGTGTTGCTGTCACTGAGTGCGGCACAGATCGATTCTATTGCTGCCAACTCAAACCCAATGAATCAATTGCTTGACCAAGCGCACCGGCGTGGAATAAAGGTGGAATTGCTGCTCGGCGATCCTGGCTGGATAGTGCCATCACAGCGCACCAAATTGCTGGTCATCCTGCAACGGTTGCGTCACATTGGTTTTGATGGACTGCATCTCGATATTGAGCCGGATCAACTGGAAGACACCATCCTGACGGGCAAGAATCGCCTTGCAGCGTGGCTGGAGACTATTCAACAAGCCAAAACCATAGTTTCCTGGCCGGTTGGCGTCAGCATTCATCCGCGTTATCTCGATGAACGCCATAGTTTTGGTGAATGCGTCCCCTGCCAGTTTGCACAGTTCGATATCCGAGAAGTGACGGTGATGTTTTACTCGCGCAACCTGACCAGTATCACTTCGATTCTGCAAGGCGCAATGCAAAAATATCCGAGCCTGATTTTTACCCTGGCACAGAGCCTGGAGCGCGATCTCGGGCCGGAGAGCAGTTATGCCGGACAACCCGTCAGCGTTCTTCAGCATTCGATGAAAACACTAGAATCACAACTTGGCGCTCCCAATTTTGGGGGGATCATCATTCAATCCTGGCAAGACATGCAAGGTTATTTCCATGAAAATCCGCTTTAA
- a CDS encoding glycosyltransferase translates to MDGFIQIIQLFYLHFFHRYELVSFLLLFVPFVLLFELPLYLASWFGIFRHLTQETFDQPFSPPFLPDVSCIVTCYSEGDAVKRTIHSLLEQSYPGHIEIMAMVDGVQKNRQTYHALMACMPRAKLYANRSLVIIPKIQRGGRVSSMNAGLSRASGKIVMALDGDTSFDVQMVHHAARHFHNNHTIAVTGALRVRNSRQSLVTRLQHLEYLLTIHAGKLGFANLRVINNIPGAFGIFRTSFLQSIGGWNTGSAEDLDLTLRIKQYQQRHPEKQIIFEPGAVAHTDAPDTFRQFFQQRLRWDGDLGFIYFNRHHKGMAPALMGWRNFLFLLWYGLFFQIIMPFVIVLYILYMAMTLPVTSILVIMLLIYFFYLFLTALQYGLYLLLLSERVREDLAAAWVLPVFPLFQFATRLWSALALSNQFLNRAHLDSAMAPYWVLKKGKQ, encoded by the coding sequence ATGGATGGATTCATACAGATTATTCAGCTGTTTTATCTGCACTTTTTTCATCGCTATGAACTGGTTTCCTTTCTGCTGCTGTTCGTTCCTTTTGTACTATTATTCGAGCTCCCGCTTTATCTCGCCAGCTGGTTTGGTATTTTCCGGCACCTGACGCAGGAGACTTTTGATCAGCCATTCTCGCCCCCCTTCCTTCCAGATGTCAGTTGTATCGTAACCTGCTACAGCGAAGGAGATGCCGTGAAACGCACCATTCATTCGTTATTGGAGCAATCCTACCCAGGTCATATCGAAATCATGGCCATGGTCGACGGCGTGCAAAAAAATCGACAAACCTATCATGCGCTGATGGCCTGCATGCCCCGGGCAAAACTTTATGCCAACCGTTCACTGGTCATCATTCCCAAGATTCAGCGTGGCGGTCGGGTTTCTTCAATGAACGCCGGGCTGAGCCGGGCAAGCGGCAAAATCGTCATGGCGCTCGATGGCGATACTTCCTTTGATGTACAAATGGTCCATCACGCCGCACGTCATTTCCACAACAACCATACGATTGCAGTCACCGGAGCATTAAGAGTGCGCAATAGCAGGCAATCACTGGTGACTCGCCTGCAGCATCTCGAATATCTGCTTACCATTCATGCCGGCAAACTCGGCTTTGCCAATCTTCGGGTCATCAACAACATTCCTGGCGCCTTTGGCATCTTCAGAACATCCTTTCTGCAGAGTATCGGCGGCTGGAATACGGGGTCAGCTGAGGATCTGGATTTGACCTTGCGCATCAAACAATACCAGCAGCGTCATCCGGAGAAACAGATTATCTTTGAACCAGGCGCGGTGGCGCACACGGATGCGCCAGATACGTTCCGCCAGTTTTTCCAGCAGCGCCTGCGCTGGGATGGAGATCTGGGATTCATCTATTTCAACCGCCACCACAAAGGGATGGCACCGGCATTGATGGGTTGGCGCAATTTTCTGTTTCTACTGTGGTACGGCCTGTTTTTCCAGATCATCATGCCATTCGTGATCGTGCTCTACATCCTTTACATGGCAATGACCTTACCGGTAACTTCCATACTGGTCATCATGTTACTGATTTACTTTTTTTATCTGTTCCTGACAGCCCTGCAGTATGGATTGTATCTACTACTGCTATCCGAACGGGTCAGAGAAGATCTGGCGGCAGCATGGGTACTGCCCGTTTTTCCTCTGTTTCAATTCGCCACGCGGTTGTGGAGCGCACTGGCGCTCTCAAACCAATTCCTGAACCGCGCTCATCTCGATTCTGCCATGGCGCCTTACTGGGTTCTGAAAAAGGGTAAGCAATGA
- a CDS encoding diguanylate cyclase → MPTTRPSTPIRDPEFTLPRIVCLATSSFRLPSDYADWETDYYSRLEDWTSDKSGQVIFVIANKDPSVVVSLLQQIRRHRDFYTALCLVTDGVSPEIEQLADGELPEAAALRERFGYFQERLTSFHEHATAILPTGQLIKYLWLRPHFVIKPCHAWQSPRYWFYPLLNALNPDDDTFDWLRALANQRVLESDDLVDRQRECPHCRSSHLSFIDVCPNCGSLNIAQQASLHCFTCGHVDVQNNFLQGDALVCPKCLTQLRHIGSDFDRPIENHNCHACHHIFVESDVQVRCMHCGKSSQPTDLVEHKIQSWRLSDRGRIIALRGETFDIATSFEQLQFISSELFRHDLDWLLILARRYPMINFSLFGIYFPQLPELAEKIGHAHLTQLLEVFSRRLRSMLRTPDLSTRTAENMLWLLLPQTDKKGLQGFHARIKASLGEIMKDSEHQLNYQLIGIHSGQINEQEDAQLLMARLFTEVK, encoded by the coding sequence ATGCCAACTACTCGACCATCTACCCCGATTCGTGATCCTGAATTTACCCTTCCCCGTATCGTATGTCTGGCAACCAGCTCGTTTCGTTTACCCAGCGACTACGCTGACTGGGAAACGGACTACTACTCTCGCCTTGAAGACTGGACGTCAGACAAATCCGGGCAGGTTATTTTTGTCATCGCAAATAAAGACCCTTCGGTAGTTGTTTCGCTACTGCAACAGATACGTCGGCATCGCGACTTCTATACGGCATTATGTTTGGTTACTGACGGCGTCAGTCCCGAAATCGAGCAGCTGGCTGATGGGGAATTGCCGGAAGCTGCAGCGCTGCGAGAAAGATTCGGCTACTTTCAGGAACGGCTCACCTCATTTCATGAGCATGCGACCGCCATTCTGCCTACAGGCCAGCTGATCAAGTACCTTTGGCTGCGACCGCATTTTGTGATCAAACCTTGTCATGCCTGGCAATCCCCCCGTTACTGGTTTTATCCGCTGCTGAACGCCCTCAACCCGGATGATGATACGTTTGACTGGTTACGCGCGCTTGCCAACCAACGCGTGCTCGAATCTGATGACTTGGTTGACCGACAACGGGAATGTCCACACTGTCGCTCATCACACCTCAGCTTTATTGACGTTTGTCCAAATTGTGGATCGCTGAATATTGCACAACAGGCATCTCTGCACTGTTTTACCTGTGGGCATGTTGATGTTCAGAACAATTTTCTACAGGGTGATGCGCTGGTCTGTCCAAAGTGTCTGACTCAGCTGCGTCATATCGGCAGCGATTTTGACCGGCCGATCGAAAATCACAACTGTCATGCCTGTCACCATATTTTCGTCGAAAGTGACGTGCAGGTACGCTGCATGCATTGCGGAAAATCATCGCAGCCAACCGATCTTGTCGAACACAAAATCCAAAGCTGGCGATTGAGTGATCGGGGTCGTATCATTGCGCTGCGGGGTGAGACCTTCGATATCGCCACAAGCTTTGAGCAACTGCAGTTCATTTCCAGCGAGCTATTCAGACACGATCTTGACTGGCTGCTGATCCTGGCAAGACGCTATCCGATGATCAACTTCAGCCTGTTTGGCATTTATTTCCCGCAGCTTCCCGAGCTGGCAGAAAAAATAGGGCATGCACACTTGACGCAGCTCCTCGAAGTTTTTTCGCGTCGACTCCGAAGCATGCTGCGTACCCCTGATTTGTCGACTCGTACCGCAGAAAATATGCTGTGGTTACTTTTGCCACAGACAGATAAAAAAGGATTGCAGGGTTTTCATGCCCGGATCAAGGCCAGCCTCGGCGAAATCATGAAAGACAGCGAACATCAGCTGAATTACCAGTTAATCGGCATCCATTCCGGGCAGATCAATGAGCAGGAAGACGCGCAATTGCTCATGGCCAGACTGTTTACAGAAGTGAAATAA
- the purD gene encoding phosphoribosylamine--glycine ligase, giving the protein MKLLVVGGGGREHALAWKLAQSPLAEKIYVAPGNAGTAMEPKVENISITTIPELVTFARQENIALTVVGPEAYLAEGIVDTFSAANLKIVGPAAAIARLESSKSFAKAFMFRHGIPTAPGKTFDDAAAAHDYLDQHALPVVIKADGLAAGKGVIVAQTRQEAHDAVDAMLVKNWLGQAGSSILIEDFLEGVEASFMVLSDGHNILPLATSQDHKRLLDQDQGPNTGGMGAFSPAPVISPTLHARIMREVILPAIEGMKQEIAPYVGFLYAGLMISNQGDIKVLEFNCRLGDPETQAILMRLKTDLVSLLTHTVNDTLDKIGIEWDQRVALCVVMAAHGYPDTPRKNDIVLGVDALQTEQLRSSAFHIFHAGTRFSAPGIPEIVTNGGRVLGVAALGENIKLAQRLAYETVAKIHFDGAQLRHDIGGTK; this is encoded by the coding sequence ATGAAACTGCTGGTCGTTGGTGGAGGAGGCAGAGAGCATGCGCTGGCCTGGAAACTTGCGCAATCGCCGCTTGCTGAGAAAATCTATGTGGCTCCGGGCAATGCGGGAACGGCAATGGAACCCAAGGTAGAAAATATTTCCATTACCACCATACCAGAGCTGGTTACATTTGCTCGCCAGGAAAATATCGCATTGACTGTGGTTGGCCCGGAAGCCTATCTGGCAGAAGGCATTGTCGATACATTCAGCGCCGCCAACCTGAAAATAGTTGGCCCGGCTGCCGCCATCGCCCGGCTCGAATCTTCCAAATCCTTTGCCAAAGCTTTCATGTTTCGCCATGGCATACCGACTGCTCCTGGCAAAACTTTTGATGATGCCGCTGCAGCGCACGATTATCTGGATCAACACGCTTTACCGGTTGTTATCAAGGCCGATGGACTGGCTGCGGGCAAAGGCGTCATTGTGGCGCAGACACGGCAGGAAGCACACGATGCAGTAGATGCCATGCTGGTCAAAAACTGGCTGGGTCAGGCCGGTTCCAGCATCCTGATCGAAGATTTTCTGGAAGGGGTTGAAGCCAGCTTTATGGTTCTCTCCGATGGACACAATATTTTGCCACTGGCCACCAGTCAGGATCATAAACGCCTGCTCGATCAGGATCAGGGGCCGAATACCGGTGGCATGGGCGCTTTTTCCCCTGCTCCCGTGATTTCTCCAACGCTGCATGCCAGAATCATGCGTGAGGTCATTTTGCCGGCCATCGAAGGCATGAAGCAGGAGATCGCCCCCTATGTCGGTTTTTTGTATGCCGGATTGATGATTTCAAACCAGGGTGACATCAAGGTGCTGGAATTTAACTGCCGACTGGGCGATCCGGAAACACAGGCAATCCTGATGCGTCTAAAAACTGATCTGGTATCGCTGCTGACGCATACCGTCAATGACACACTTGATAAAATCGGGATCGAGTGGGATCAGCGAGTTGCCTTGTGCGTGGTAATGGCTGCGCACGGTTATCCCGATACTCCCAGGAAAAATGATATCGTACTTGGAGTGGATGCGCTGCAAACCGAGCAGCTCAGATCCAGTGCTTTTCATATTTTTCATGCAGGCACCCGGTTCTCCGCTCCAGGTATTCCGGAGATCGTCACAAACGGTGGCCGTGTTCTGGGTGTTGCCGCGTTAGGCGAGAATATCAAGCTGGCACAACGACTTGCTTATGAAACGGTTGCAAAGATACATTTTGATGGCGCACAGCTGCGCCACGATATTGGCGGAACAAAGTAA
- the purH gene encoding bifunctional phosphoribosylaminoimidazolecarboxamide formyltransferase/IMP cyclohydrolase — protein MTIKQALVSVSDKTGIVELATALQQMNFRILSTGGTASTLKQNGISVTEVSDYTGFPEMLDGRVKTLHPKIHAGILARLELDEHQHAMETSQILPIDLVVVNLYPFAQTIAKPDCPLDDAIENIDIGGPTLIRAAAKNYSRVLVVTDPQDYATLLEKLKSADEPDLEHYRFTLARKAFTHTAHYDAAISNYLTALDATHHPQTFPDQLHLNFALVERLRYGENPHQQAAFYRNTYNFAGSLADYRQIQGKSLSYNNIADTDAAWACVKTFEQSACVIVKHANPCGVAIADTPQLAYEKALATDPVSAFGGIIAFNRTVDEDTIRIVLKQFVEVVIAPSFTEAARHSLMEKPNIRVLVIPLDTHQNQFDLKRIDGGLLVQTPDDFNITPSQLRTVTRLKPTETQLADCLFAWHVVKFIKSNAIVFCANGQTLGIGAGQMSRVDSVRIASSKAKQAGYDLTGSVVASDAFFPFRDGVDVLADAGASVVIQPGGSIRDEEVITAADERGLVMVLTDIRHFRH, from the coding sequence ATGACTATCAAACAAGCTCTAGTGAGTGTTTCCGACAAAACAGGCATTGTTGAACTCGCCACCGCATTGCAGCAAATGAATTTCAGAATCCTCTCAACGGGAGGAACCGCCAGCACCCTGAAGCAGAATGGTATTTCGGTTACCGAAGTCAGCGATTACACTGGTTTTCCGGAAATGCTCGATGGTCGTGTCAAAACGCTACACCCCAAAATCCATGCAGGTATTCTGGCCAGGCTGGAACTGGATGAGCATCAACATGCCATGGAAACCTCGCAAATCCTCCCTATTGATCTCGTCGTCGTCAATCTTTATCCTTTCGCGCAAACGATTGCCAAACCGGATTGTCCCCTGGACGATGCAATTGAAAATATTGATATTGGTGGGCCAACTCTGATTCGCGCCGCAGCCAAAAATTATTCACGTGTGCTGGTCGTTACCGATCCACAGGATTACGCAACCCTGCTGGAAAAACTCAAATCAGCAGATGAACCGGATCTGGAGCACTATCGTTTTACATTGGCCAGAAAGGCATTCACGCACACAGCCCATTATGATGCCGCCATCAGCAATTATCTGACCGCACTGGATGCCACGCATCATCCGCAGACATTTCCCGATCAGCTCCATCTCAATTTCGCGTTAGTTGAACGATTGCGTTATGGAGAAAACCCTCACCAGCAGGCCGCCTTTTACCGTAACACCTATAATTTTGCTGGCAGCCTGGCAGATTATCGGCAGATTCAGGGTAAATCACTTTCCTATAATAATATTGCAGATACCGATGCGGCGTGGGCATGTGTCAAAACATTTGAACAGTCCGCCTGTGTAATCGTCAAGCATGCCAACCCCTGCGGGGTGGCGATTGCGGATACCCCGCAACTGGCCTACGAGAAAGCCCTTGCAACCGACCCGGTTTCAGCTTTCGGAGGCATCATCGCTTTCAACCGGACAGTCGATGAAGATACTATCCGTATCGTTCTTAAGCAGTTTGTCGAAGTCGTCATTGCGCCGTCATTTACTGAAGCAGCCCGGCATAGTTTGATGGAAAAACCCAATATCCGCGTGCTGGTCATTCCACTTGATACCCATCAAAACCAGTTTGATCTCAAACGGATCGACGGTGGACTGCTCGTGCAGACACCCGATGATTTCAATATCACCCCATCACAATTACGCACGGTTACCAGGCTGAAACCAACCGAAACACAGCTTGCCGATTGCCTGTTTGCATGGCATGTTGTGAAATTCATCAAATCCAATGCAATTGTATTTTGCGCTAATGGCCAGACACTCGGTATCGGCGCCGGACAAATGAGTCGGGTTGACAGTGTCCGGATTGCCAGCAGCAAAGCAAAACAGGCTGGTTACGACTTAACGGGATCGGTCGTTGCCTCCGATGCATTTTTTCCATTCAGGGATGGCGTCGATGTGCTGGCGGACGCCGGGGCCAGTGTCGTCATACAGCCGGGAGGCAGTATTCGCGATGAAGAAGTTATCACTGCTGCTGACGAACGTGGGCTCGTAATGGTATTGACTGATATCAGACATTTTCGACATTAA
- a CDS encoding Fis family transcriptional regulator — translation MTATIDENEIASCVRKSLETYFRALDGEKSCPIYEMVINSAEKPLLEIAMRHANGNQSRAAQLLGINRNTLRSRLLKHQLIK, via the coding sequence ATGACTGCTACCATTGATGAGAATGAAATTGCCTCGTGTGTCCGTAAATCCCTGGAAACCTACTTCCGGGCACTGGATGGTGAAAAGTCCTGCCCAATTTACGAAATGGTCATTAACAGCGCGGAGAAACCGCTTCTGGAAATCGCCATGCGCCATGCTAATGGGAATCAGAGCAGAGCCGCCCAACTGCTTGGCATCAACCGCAATACCTTGCGCAGCCGCCTGCTCAAACACCAACTCATCAAATAA
- the dusB gene encoding tRNA dihydrouridine synthase DusB, with the protein MQIGQHKLKNKLIVAPMAGVTDRPFRQLCKRMGAAMAVSEMVSSNSLLWGSEKTRRRACHEGEVRPVSVQIAGADPLMMADAARHNAEQGAEIIDINMGCPAKKICNVMAGSALMKDESLVSKILQAVVNAVDIPVTLKIRTGWDPDHKNALAIARIAEDAGIQALAIHGRTRACAYRGEAEYETISLVKTAIRIPVIANGDITSPQKARQVLADTGADAVMIGRAAQGRPWIFREIEHFLMTGEYMPPPTTVEIRRILINHLHELYEFYGEYSGVRMARKHISWYTRGLVGSAAFRHAMNQLQTKDAQLTATHFFFDELAEQGMELAYTDNEETAR; encoded by the coding sequence ATGCAGATTGGTCAACATAAACTCAAAAATAAATTGATCGTTGCGCCAATGGCGGGAGTCACCGATCGCCCTTTTCGTCAATTGTGCAAGCGAATGGGAGCGGCGATGGCTGTCTCCGAAATGGTATCCAGCAACTCATTGCTGTGGGGGTCAGAAAAAACCCGGCGACGCGCTTGCCATGAGGGTGAAGTCCGGCCTGTATCGGTGCAGATTGCAGGTGCCGACCCATTGATGATGGCCGATGCTGCCAGACACAATGCTGAACAAGGCGCTGAAATTATTGATATTAATATGGGCTGCCCGGCTAAAAAGATTTGCAATGTCATGGCGGGATCCGCCTTGATGAAAGATGAAAGTCTGGTCAGCAAAATTCTGCAGGCAGTGGTGAATGCAGTCGATATTCCAGTCACACTTAAAATCCGAACCGGTTGGGATCCAGATCATAAAAATGCATTGGCCATTGCGCGTATCGCCGAGGATGCCGGCATTCAGGCGCTGGCAATTCATGGTCGAACTCGTGCCTGCGCTTACCGGGGAGAAGCAGAATATGAAACGATTTCGCTGGTTAAAACGGCGATCCGCATACCTGTTATCGCCAATGGTGATATTACTTCCCCACAAAAAGCCAGACAGGTACTGGCTGATACAGGTGCCGATGCCGTCATGATCGGACGCGCTGCACAGGGCAGACCATGGATTTTTCGAGAAATTGAACATTTTCTGATGACTGGCGAGTATATGCCTCCACCAACCACCGTAGAAATCCGCCGCATTCTGATCAATCATCTCCATGAATTATATGAATTTTATGGAGAATACTCGGGGGTACGCATGGCACGTAAACACATATCCTGGTACACCCGAGGGCTGGTTGGTTCCGCCGCGTTTCGTCATGCCATGAACCAGTTACAAACAAAAGATGCGCAGCTGACAGCAACCCATTTTTTCTTTGATGAACTCGCGGAGCAGGGTATGGAGCTCGCCTATACGGATAATGAGGAAACCGCACGATGA
- a CDS encoding FAD-dependent monooxygenase, with protein MSNSDPDKPGVLPEQQVDILIAGGGPVGMALALALQEYDCSVLLLEARALPEVVDDPRPLALSYGSHLILRRLGVWEKLTQPTPILAVHITNRGHSGQTHLTPGDAGVPALGYVVNYHELYAALRSQVQQGQTDYQTGAQVASFQTDAQHARIRYQQNGIDKLASTALLVLADGGRLAEQVPGVKYQTHDYGQTAIIANLEVTSQQQGAAFEHFTLDGPLALLPSGQGYALVWTLPTDKAETILQLADQEFLSQLQNSFDNKLINFVAAGQRTSFPLILKHASNVTAERTVLIGNAAQTLHPVAGQGFNLGLRDAWELADEISHTSPGGANEAGSPHMLASYNKRRRIDREGGRLFTDSLVKLFTRNFPLLQTATGWGLAALDHLPPAKRFVARRMIFGARG; from the coding sequence ATGAGTAATAGCGATCCAGACAAACCGGGCGTCTTGCCTGAACAACAGGTTGACATACTTATTGCCGGTGGCGGGCCAGTGGGTATGGCGCTGGCACTGGCCTTACAGGAATATGATTGCTCGGTTCTGCTGCTGGAAGCACGTGCATTGCCTGAAGTAGTGGATGATCCACGGCCGCTGGCACTTTCTTATGGCAGCCATCTGATTCTGCGACGTCTGGGTGTATGGGAAAAACTGACGCAGCCCACACCCATTTTAGCGGTACATATTACCAATCGAGGTCATTCAGGCCAGACACACCTGACCCCGGGTGATGCCGGTGTTCCGGCACTCGGTTATGTGGTGAATTATCATGAGCTTTATGCTGCGTTACGCTCACAGGTACAACAAGGGCAAACCGATTATCAAACAGGAGCACAAGTGGCTTCATTCCAAACCGATGCGCAGCACGCCAGAATAAGATACCAGCAGAACGGAATCGATAAACTGGCATCAACCGCCCTGCTGGTATTAGCGGATGGTGGCAGGCTGGCGGAGCAGGTACCTGGGGTGAAGTACCAGACTCACGACTACGGCCAGACCGCTATCATCGCCAATCTTGAGGTAACGTCACAACAGCAGGGCGCGGCATTTGAGCATTTTACGCTGGATGGTCCGCTGGCGTTACTGCCTTCCGGCCAGGGCTATGCGCTGGTGTGGACATTACCCACTGACAAGGCTGAAACTATCCTGCAGCTTGCGGACCAGGAATTTTTGTCGCAATTACAAAACAGCTTTGATAATAAATTAATCAATTTTGTTGCAGCAGGCCAGCGTACCAGTTTTCCATTGATACTCAAGCATGCATCGAATGTCACTGCTGAACGGACTGTTCTAATCGGCAACGCCGCACAAACCCTGCACCCGGTCGCAGGCCAGGGCTTCAATCTCGGCTTGCGTGATGCATGGGAACTTGCCGATGAAATAAGTCATACCTCTCCTGGCGGCGCCAATGAAGCTGGTAGTCCTCACATGCTGGCAAGTTATAATAAACGGCGCCGCATTGATCGCGAAGGTGGCCGGTTGTTCACCGATTCCCTGGTTAAATTATTTACCCGCAATTTTCCTTTGCTACAAACCGCAACGGGGTGGGGGCTGGCCGCTCTCGACCATTTACCACCTGCCAAGCGTTTTGTCGCACGCAGAATGATATTTGGGGCAAGAGGATAG